From Streptomyces sp. NBC_00775, one genomic window encodes:
- a CDS encoding trp operon leader peptide: MFAHSTQNWWWTAHPAAH, encoded by the coding sequence ATGTTCGCGCATTCGACCCAGAACTGGTGGTGGACCGCTCATCCGGCGGCCCACTGA
- a CDS encoding (2Fe-2S)-binding protein, translated as MTRVYVCNCFGVTEAQVKKHADGGACTPRQIASACKAGTDCGSCVRRIQALLGRDACPRRELADRGKPVLAEVAELAELEDAA; from the coding sequence GTGACCCGCGTGTACGTCTGCAACTGCTTCGGCGTGACCGAGGCGCAGGTCAAGAAGCACGCGGATGGCGGTGCCTGCACCCCCCGGCAGATAGCGTCGGCCTGCAAGGCGGGTACGGACTGCGGGTCGTGCGTACGCCGTATTCAGGCGCTGCTGGGCAGGGATGCCTGCCCGCGCCGTGAGCTGGCCGACCGGGGCAAGCCGGTCCTCGCCGAAGTGGCCGAACTGGCCGAACTGGAAGACGCGGCCTAG
- a CDS encoding 2-hydroxyacid dehydrogenase yields MEILAFGVQSDEKPLIERAFAGHHEVRSLDVFLTEDTAPIAAGYEAISTSVNCGLGHRVLQTLAAGGTQLIAQRSTGFNNIDLDVAERVGMTVARVSYYSPYSVAEFAWTLGMAVNRRIVRAATRTRDFDFRLDGLMGRDMHGRTAGVLGTGKIGEAFTRIAHGFGMNLLGWDIAENPACVELGMKYVPKERLLAESDLITLHVPLLPQTERLIDAAALRAMKDDAILVNSSRGGLIDTQALVAELREGRFTGVGLDVYEAEAGLFFLDKSLEVIGDDTLARLVTFPNVLVTSHQAYYTEDAVGQIVDATVKNVLDYRAGRRSENVLVPRS; encoded by the coding sequence GTGGAGATTCTCGCCTTCGGCGTCCAGTCCGACGAGAAGCCCCTGATCGAGCGGGCCTTCGCAGGACACCACGAGGTCCGCAGCCTTGACGTCTTCCTCACCGAGGACACCGCTCCCATCGCGGCCGGCTACGAGGCCATCTCCACCAGCGTCAACTGCGGCCTGGGCCACCGCGTCCTGCAGACCCTGGCAGCCGGCGGCACCCAGCTGATCGCCCAGCGCTCCACCGGCTTCAACAACATCGACCTCGACGTCGCCGAGCGCGTCGGCATGACGGTCGCCCGCGTCTCGTACTACTCGCCGTACTCGGTCGCCGAGTTCGCGTGGACCCTCGGCATGGCCGTCAACCGCCGTATCGTGCGCGCCGCCACCCGCACCCGCGACTTCGACTTCCGCCTCGACGGGCTGATGGGCCGCGACATGCACGGCCGCACGGCCGGCGTCCTCGGCACCGGCAAGATCGGCGAGGCGTTCACCCGGATCGCCCACGGCTTCGGTATGAACCTGCTCGGCTGGGACATCGCCGAAAACCCGGCCTGCGTAGAACTCGGCATGAAGTACGTCCCCAAGGAGCGGCTCCTCGCCGAGTCCGACCTGATCACCCTGCACGTTCCCCTGCTGCCGCAGACCGAGCGCCTCATCGACGCCGCCGCCCTGCGCGCGATGAAGGACGACGCGATCCTGGTGAACTCCAGCCGTGGCGGCCTCATCGACACCCAGGCCCTCGTCGCCGAGCTGCGCGAGGGCCGCTTCACGGGCGTCGGCCTCGACGTGTACGAGGCGGAGGCCGGGCTCTTCTTCCTCGACAAGTCGCTGGAGGTCATCGGGGACGACACTCTGGCCCGCCTCGTCACCTTCCCGAACGTGCTGGTCACGTCCCACCAGGCGTACTACACCGAGGACGCCGTGGGTCAGATCGTCGACGCCACGGTCAAGAACGTCCTCGACTACAGGGCGGGCCGCCGCTCGGAGAACGTGCTGGTGCCCCGCAGCTGA
- a CDS encoding 6-phosphofructokinase, whose product MRVGVLTGGGDCPGLNAVIRGIVRKGVQEYGYDFVGFRDGWRGPLENDTVRLDIPAVRGILPRGGTILGSSRTNPLKQENGIRRIKENLAKQEVEALIAIGGEDTLGVAARLTDEYGVPVVGVPKTIDNDLSATDYTFGFDTAVGIATEAIDRLHTTAESHMRVLVCEVMGRHAGWIAIHSGLAGGANVILIPEQRFDVDQVCAYVTSRFKASYAPIVVIAEGAMPKDGQMVLKDESLDSFGHVRLSGVGEWLAKEIEKRTGKEARTTVLGHIQRGGTPSAFDRWLATRFGLHAIEAVRDGDFGKMVALRGTDIIRVPIAEATAKLKTVSPELYEEVGVFFG is encoded by the coding sequence ATGCGGGTCGGAGTACTGACCGGAGGCGGCGACTGCCCCGGACTCAACGCCGTCATCCGGGGCATCGTCCGCAAGGGCGTGCAGGAGTACGGATACGACTTCGTCGGCTTCCGGGACGGCTGGCGCGGACCGCTCGAGAACGACACCGTCAGGCTGGACATCCCCGCCGTGCGCGGCATCCTGCCCCGCGGCGGCACCATCCTCGGCTCCTCACGCACCAACCCCTTGAAGCAGGAGAACGGCATCCGCCGCATCAAGGAGAACCTCGCCAAGCAGGAGGTCGAGGCGCTCATCGCGATCGGCGGCGAGGACACGCTCGGCGTCGCCGCGCGCCTCACCGACGAGTACGGCGTGCCCGTGGTCGGCGTACCGAAGACCATCGACAACGACCTGTCCGCCACCGACTACACCTTCGGCTTCGACACCGCCGTAGGCATCGCCACCGAGGCGATCGACCGCCTGCACACCACGGCCGAGTCGCACATGCGCGTCCTTGTCTGCGAGGTGATGGGCCGCCACGCGGGCTGGATCGCCATCCACTCGGGCCTGGCCGGCGGCGCCAACGTCATCCTCATCCCCGAGCAGCGCTTCGACGTCGACCAGGTGTGCGCCTATGTGACCTCGCGGTTCAAGGCCTCGTACGCCCCGATCGTGGTCATCGCCGAGGGGGCGATGCCCAAGGACGGCCAGATGGTCCTCAAGGACGAGTCCCTCGACTCCTTCGGCCATGTACGCCTCTCCGGGGTCGGCGAGTGGCTGGCCAAGGAGATCGAGAAGCGCACCGGCAAGGAGGCCCGTACGACGGTCCTGGGCCACATCCAGCGCGGCGGCACCCCCAGCGCCTTCGACCGCTGGCTGGCCACCCGCTTCGGCCTGCACGCCATCGAGGCCGTCCGTGACGGCGACTTCGGCAAGATGGTCGCCCTGCGCGGCACGGACATCATCCGCGTCCCCATCGCGGAGGCCACGGCCAAACTGAAGACGGTAAGCCCCGAGCTCTACGAGGAGGTAGGCGTCTTCTTCGGCTGA
- a CDS encoding sulfite oxidase-like oxidoreductase produces MGQPVERESGEAAQSELPPGQRLQRGWPVTHYGPVPKFRPERWEFRVFGATADGEKHCWTHEEFTALPYASVVADLHCVTKFSMLGAEWGGIPARTILEIAPPAPTVTHVMVWAEYGFSSNMRLADFASDRTIFATHKDGELLTAEHGFPLRLVVPHLYAWKGPKWVRGVEYMTADRRGFWEERGYHNVGDPWREQRYSYQEEPGDGPEL; encoded by the coding sequence ATGGGTCAGCCGGTGGAGCGTGAATCTGGAGAAGCCGCACAGTCGGAGCTTCCGCCGGGGCAGCGACTTCAGCGCGGCTGGCCGGTCACGCACTACGGCCCCGTCCCCAAGTTCCGCCCCGAACGCTGGGAGTTCAGGGTCTTCGGCGCCACCGCCGACGGCGAGAAACACTGCTGGACCCACGAGGAGTTCACGGCCCTGCCGTACGCCTCCGTCGTAGCCGATCTGCACTGCGTCACGAAGTTCAGCATGCTCGGGGCCGAATGGGGTGGCATCCCCGCCCGTACGATCCTGGAGATCGCCCCGCCCGCGCCCACCGTCACTCATGTGATGGTCTGGGCCGAATACGGATTCAGCTCGAACATGCGCCTGGCGGACTTCGCCTCCGACCGCACGATCTTCGCCACCCACAAGGACGGCGAACTGCTGACGGCGGAACACGGCTTCCCGCTCCGCCTCGTCGTCCCTCATCTGTACGCCTGGAAGGGCCCCAAGTGGGTCCGCGGCGTCGAGTACATGACGGCCGACCGCCGTGGCTTCTGGGAGGAGCGCGGCTACCACAACGTCGGCGACCCCTGGCGCGAGCAGCGCTACTCGTACCAGGAGGAGCCCGGGGACGGCCCCGAGCTCTGA
- a CDS encoding class II 3-deoxy-7-phosphoheptulonate synthase has protein sequence MTVNAKSSASAGNTWRNLPAAQQPEYPDAEALRDVIADLESYPPLVFAGECDQLRARMAAVAKGEAFLLQGGDCAEAFDAVSADHIRQKLKTLLQMGAVLTYAASVPVVKVGRIAGQYSKPRSKGTETRDGVTLPTYRGDSVNGFDFDEKSRIPDPERLKRMYNASASTLNLVRAFTTGGYADLRQVHAWNQDFVKSSPSGQRYEQLAREIDNAMNFMRACGTDPEEFKTVEFYSSHEALLLDYESALTRVDSRTGHLYDVSGHMVWIGERTRQLDGAHIEFASKIRNPIGIKLGPTTTAEEALQYIERLDPDREPGRLTFIVRMGADKVRDKLPELVEKVTASGATVAWVTDPMHGNTFEAASGHKTRRFDDVLDEVKGFFEVHKSLGTHPGGIHVELTGDDVTECVGGGDEIFVDDLHQRYETACDPRLNRSQSLDLAFLVAEMYRDQ, from the coding sequence GTGACCGTGAACGCTAAGTCCAGCGCAAGCGCTGGCAACACCTGGCGAAACCTGCCCGCGGCGCAGCAGCCCGAGTACCCCGATGCCGAGGCTCTGCGCGATGTGATCGCGGACCTCGAGTCGTATCCGCCGCTCGTCTTCGCGGGCGAGTGCGACCAGCTGCGCGCCCGGATGGCGGCCGTCGCCAAGGGAGAGGCGTTCCTGCTCCAGGGCGGCGACTGCGCCGAGGCCTTCGATGCCGTGTCGGCCGACCACATCCGTCAAAAGCTCAAGACCCTGCTCCAGATGGGCGCCGTGCTGACGTACGCCGCCTCGGTGCCGGTCGTGAAGGTCGGCCGCATCGCCGGCCAGTACTCCAAGCCGCGCTCCAAGGGCACCGAGACCCGCGACGGCGTGACCCTGCCGACGTACCGCGGCGACTCGGTCAACGGCTTCGACTTCGACGAGAAGTCCCGCATCCCGGACCCCGAGCGCCTGAAGCGGATGTACAACGCCTCCGCCTCCACGCTCAACCTGGTGCGCGCCTTCACCACCGGCGGCTACGCCGACCTGCGCCAGGTGCACGCCTGGAACCAGGACTTCGTGAAGTCGTCCCCGTCCGGCCAGCGCTACGAGCAGCTGGCGCGCGAGATCGACAACGCGATGAACTTCATGCGGGCCTGCGGGACCGACCCGGAGGAGTTCAAGACCGTCGAGTTCTACTCCTCCCACGAGGCGCTGCTCCTCGACTACGAGTCGGCGCTGACCAGGGTCGACTCGCGTACGGGCCACCTGTACGACGTCTCGGGCCACATGGTGTGGATCGGTGAGCGCACCCGTCAGCTGGACGGCGCGCACATCGAGTTCGCCTCGAAGATCCGCAACCCGATCGGCATCAAGCTGGGCCCGACGACGACGGCCGAGGAAGCGCTGCAGTACATCGAGCGCCTCGACCCCGACCGTGAGCCGGGCCGTCTGACCTTCATCGTGCGGATGGGCGCGGACAAGGTCCGCGACAAGCTGCCCGAGCTGGTCGAGAAGGTCACCGCCTCCGGCGCGACCGTCGCCTGGGTGACCGACCCGATGCACGGCAACACCTTCGAGGCGGCCTCGGGCCACAAGACCCGCCGCTTCGACGACGTGCTCGACGAGGTCAAGGGCTTCTTCGAGGTCCACAAGTCCCTCGGCACGCACCCGGGCGGCATTCATGTCGAGCTCACCGGTGACGACGTCACCGAGTGCGTGGGCGGCGGCGACGAGATCTTCGTCGACGATCTGCACCAGCGCTACGAGACGGCCTGCGACCCGCGTCTGAACCGCAGCCAGTCCCTTGACCTGGCCTTCCTGGTCGCCGAGATGTACCGCGACCAGTAG
- the bfr gene encoding bacterioferritin produces MQGDPEVIEFLNEQLTGELTAINQYWLHYRIQDNNGWTKLAKYTREESIDEMKHADKITERILMLDGLPNYQRLFHVRVGQTLTEMFQADRQVEVEAIDRLKRGIEVMRAKSDITSANLFESILEDEEHHIDYLDTQLELIEKLGEALYIAQQIEQPS; encoded by the coding sequence ATGCAGGGCGACCCCGAGGTCATCGAATTCCTCAACGAGCAGCTGACCGGCGAGCTGACGGCGATCAACCAGTACTGGCTGCACTACCGCATCCAGGACAACAACGGCTGGACGAAGCTCGCCAAGTACACGCGTGAAGAATCCATCGATGAGATGAAGCACGCGGACAAGATCACCGAACGCATCCTCATGCTGGACGGCCTGCCGAACTACCAGCGGCTGTTCCATGTGCGGGTGGGGCAGACCCTCACGGAGATGTTCCAGGCCGACCGGCAGGTGGAGGTCGAGGCGATCGACCGCCTCAAGCGCGGTATCGAGGTGATGCGCGCGAAGAGCGACATCACGTCCGCGAACCTCTTCGAGTCGATCCTCGAGGACGAGGAGCACCACATCGACTATCTGGACACTCAGCTGGAGCTCATCGAGAAGCTCGGCGAGGCGCTCTACATCGCGCAGCAGATCGAGCAGCCCAGCTAG
- a CDS encoding glycoside hydrolase domain-containing protein: MPAARSPQLRRSGARALTVFAAAAALAAGSLGAARAAPRPADSEDTVRVAYRGHEFTVPASWEVVDLAEHPDACVRFDRHAVYLGTPGDRQRCPARARGRTEALLIQPAPAPAGGSAVTENRTTRTYRATADRITVTAAYGEDRTRIQDVLRSAGLPVAAARAEEASETPAAAPLPADATSFRGKGFDACTAPSQSAMNAWRTASDYGAVGVYIGGINRACAQPNLTAGWVRKQYTAGWRFFPLYVGRQPAADGGSCQGNCAAITSPASQGTAAASDAAVQAAALGLGKGTVIYLDLENYPPGGAVTTRVLGYLNAYTKRLHTLGYRSGAYGSVSSLITDLVAHRSSVTLPDVIHFASWNLVYTTADPAIPKDLWASHQRIHQYRGDTTETHGGVTIDIDRDRLDVD; the protein is encoded by the coding sequence ATGCCCGCAGCCCGTTCACCCCAGCTCCGCCGGAGCGGTGCCCGCGCGCTCACGGTGTTCGCCGCGGCCGCGGCCCTCGCCGCCGGCTCGCTCGGCGCCGCTCGCGCGGCCCCGCGCCCCGCGGACTCCGAGGACACCGTCCGGGTCGCGTACCGGGGCCATGAGTTCACCGTCCCCGCCTCCTGGGAGGTCGTGGACCTGGCGGAGCACCCGGACGCCTGTGTCCGGTTCGACCGGCACGCCGTGTACCTCGGCACGCCCGGCGACCGGCAGAGGTGCCCGGCCCGGGCCAGGGGGCGTACCGAAGCGCTCCTGATCCAGCCGGCCCCCGCACCTGCCGGCGGGAGCGCCGTCACCGAGAACCGCACGACCCGTACCTACCGGGCCACCGCGGACCGCATCACCGTGACCGCCGCGTACGGCGAGGACCGTACGCGGATCCAGGACGTCCTGCGCAGCGCCGGTCTGCCCGTCGCCGCCGCGCGGGCCGAGGAGGCCTCCGAGACGCCCGCCGCGGCGCCCCTCCCCGCGGACGCCACGTCCTTCCGGGGCAAGGGCTTCGACGCCTGCACCGCCCCCAGCCAGTCGGCGATGAACGCCTGGCGGACGGCGTCCGACTACGGCGCCGTCGGCGTCTACATCGGCGGGATCAACCGCGCCTGCGCCCAGCCGAACCTCACCGCCGGGTGGGTGCGCAAGCAGTACACGGCCGGCTGGCGGTTCTTCCCGCTGTACGTCGGCCGGCAGCCCGCCGCGGACGGCGGCAGCTGTCAGGGCAACTGCGCCGCGATCACCAGTCCGGCATCCCAGGGCACCGCGGCCGCCTCCGACGCGGCCGTGCAGGCCGCGGCCCTGGGGCTCGGCAAGGGCACGGTGATCTATCTCGACCTGGAGAACTATCCCCCCGGGGGAGCCGTGACCACCCGGGTGCTCGGCTACCTCAACGCCTACACCAAGCGTCTGCACACGCTGGGCTACCGCTCCGGCGCGTACGGCAGCGTCTCGTCCCTGATCACCGACCTGGTGGCCCACCGGAGCAGCGTCACCCTGCCCGACGTGATCCACTTCGCCAGCTGGAACCTCGTGTACACCACCGCCGACCCGGCGATCCCCAAGGATCTGTGGGCCAGCCACCAGCGCATCCACCAGTACCGGGGCGACACGACCGAGACCCACGGCGGAGTGACGATCGACATCGACCGCGACCGGCTCGACGTGGACTGA
- a CDS encoding anthranilate synthase family protein — MNLLDLLDDPRPFALLRRRTPGHDHDVVELLLGPVTDCDRLADIPVGDRPSLALVPFRQIRERGFDVRDDGTPLAVLTAEETYELPLEQVLSQLPSHDVRVEGGGFDVADEEYAGIVGRVLREEIGRGEGANFVIRRTYEGEIPGFGKADALALFRRLLVGERGAYWTYVVHTGERTLVGASPEVHVRMSGGTVVMNPISGTYRYPDGGPTPEDLLAFLADGKEIEELSMVVDEELKMMCTVGDMGGVVIGPRLKEMAHLAHTEYELRGRSSLDVREVLKETMFAATVTGSPVQNACRVIERYEPLGRDGVGRGYYAGALALVGRDAGGAQTLDSPILIRTADIDADGRLRVPVGATLVRGSDPASEVAETHAKAAGVLAALGVRPGRPRAEGVRPKLGDDPRVQAALDGRRASLAPFWLRMQERAAELTGHALVVDGEDTFTAMLGHVLRSSGLEVTVRRYDEAGLREAVLAHEGPVVLGPGPGDPSDVTDPKMRFLRELTAEVIRGHRHGVLGVCLGHELIAAELGLEIVRKEVPYQGAQTEIQLFGRPETVGFYNSFVARCDGEALAELSAHGVEVSLSDSGEVHAMRGPGFAGVQFHPESVLTLNGAAVVRELVGQLRGTSTFSERRPAL, encoded by the coding sequence ATGAACCTGCTCGACCTGCTGGACGATCCCCGTCCGTTCGCCCTGCTGCGCCGCCGCACCCCGGGCCACGATCACGACGTCGTGGAGCTCCTGCTCGGCCCGGTCACCGACTGCGACCGCCTCGCCGACATCCCCGTCGGCGACCGCCCCTCCCTCGCCCTCGTCCCGTTCCGCCAGATCCGGGAGCGCGGCTTCGACGTCCGTGACGACGGCACGCCGCTGGCGGTGCTGACCGCCGAGGAGACGTACGAACTGCCGCTGGAGCAGGTCCTGTCACAGCTGCCGTCGCACGACGTGCGCGTCGAGGGCGGGGGCTTCGACGTCGCCGACGAGGAGTACGCCGGGATCGTGGGGCGGGTGCTGCGCGAGGAGATCGGGCGGGGCGAGGGCGCGAACTTCGTGATCCGGCGTACGTACGAGGGTGAGATCCCGGGGTTCGGGAAGGCCGACGCGCTGGCGCTGTTCCGGCGGCTGCTGGTGGGTGAGCGGGGCGCGTACTGGACGTATGTCGTGCACACCGGGGAGCGGACGCTGGTCGGGGCGAGCCCCGAGGTGCACGTCCGGATGTCCGGCGGGACCGTCGTGATGAACCCGATCAGCGGCACGTACCGCTATCCGGACGGGGGGCCGACGCCCGAGGACCTGCTCGCCTTCCTCGCCGACGGCAAGGAGATCGAGGAGCTGTCGATGGTCGTCGACGAGGAGCTCAAGATGATGTGCACCGTCGGTGACATGGGCGGGGTGGTGATCGGGCCGCGGCTCAAGGAGATGGCCCATCTCGCGCACACCGAGTACGAGTTGCGGGGCCGGTCCTCGCTGGATGTGCGGGAGGTGCTGAAGGAGACCATGTTCGCGGCGACCGTCACCGGCTCACCGGTGCAGAACGCCTGCCGGGTGATCGAGCGGTACGAGCCCCTCGGGCGGGACGGTGTCGGGCGGGGCTATTACGCGGGGGCGCTGGCCCTGGTCGGGCGGGACGCGGGCGGGGCCCAGACCCTCGACTCCCCCATCCTCATCCGCACCGCCGACATCGACGCGGACGGGCGGCTGCGGGTGCCGGTAGGTGCCACGCTCGTACGGGGATCGGATCCGGCGAGCGAGGTCGCCGAGACGCATGCGAAGGCGGCGGGGGTGCTGGCGGCCCTGGGGGTGCGGCCCGGCAGGCCGCGCGCGGAGGGCGTACGGCCGAAGCTGGGCGACGACCCGCGGGTGCAGGCGGCGCTGGACGGGCGGCGGGCCTCGCTGGCGCCGTTCTGGCTGCGGATGCAGGAGCGTGCCGCGGAGCTCACGGGGCACGCGCTCGTCGTGGACGGCGAGGACACCTTCACGGCGATGCTCGGGCATGTGCTGCGGTCCAGTGGGCTGGAGGTGACGGTTCGGCGGTACGACGAGGCGGGGCTGCGGGAGGCTGTGCTCGCGCACGAGGGGCCGGTGGTGCTGGGGCCCGGGCCCGGTGACCCGTCGGACGTGACCGATCCGAAGATGCGGTTCCTGCGGGAGCTCACCGCCGAGGTGATCCGCGGTCACCGGCACGGTGTGCTCGGTGTCTGTCTCGGGCACGAGCTGATCGCGGCCGAGCTGGGGCTGGAGATCGTGCGGAAGGAAGTGCCGTACCAGGGCGCGCAGACCGAGATCCAGCTCTTCGGGCGTCCCGAGACGGTCGGCTTCTACAACAGCTTCGTGGCGCGGTGTGATGGCGAGGCCCTGGCGGAGCTGTCCGCCCATGGCGTCGAGGTCAGCCTCAGCGACAGCGGCGAGGTGCACGCCATGCGCGGGCCGGGGTTCGCGGGGGTGCAGTTCCATCCGGAGTCGGTGCTGACGCTGAACGGCGCCGCTGTCGTACGGGAGCTGGTCGGTCAGCTGCGGGGCACCAGCACGTTCTCCGAGCGGCGGCCCGCCCTGTAG
- a CDS encoding DUF4396 domain-containing protein, which yields MQHDAHTEHTEHAHHETHAHHETHAHGMGKATWSMAAQATLHCLTGCAIGEVLGMVIGTAFGWGNVPTMILAIALAFFFGYSLTLRGVLKAGVDFRTAFQVALAADTVSIAVMELIDNGVIVLWPDAMDAGLPDALFWFSLAISLVIAFVVTTPVNKWMIGRGKGHAVVHQHHH from the coding sequence ATGCAGCACGACGCACACACCGAGCACACCGAGCACGCGCACCACGAGACGCACGCTCATCACGAAACGCACGCGCACGGCATGGGCAAGGCCACCTGGTCCATGGCCGCGCAAGCGACCCTGCACTGCCTCACCGGCTGCGCCATCGGCGAGGTGCTCGGCATGGTGATCGGCACGGCGTTCGGCTGGGGCAACGTGCCGACGATGATCCTGGCGATCGCCCTCGCCTTCTTCTTCGGCTACTCGCTCACGCTGCGCGGAGTACTCAAGGCCGGCGTCGACTTCCGGACGGCGTTCCAGGTCGCGCTCGCCGCGGACACCGTGTCCATCGCCGTGATGGAGCTGATCGACAACGGCGTGATCGTGCTGTGGCCGGACGCGATGGACGCGGGCCTGCCCGACGCACTGTTCTGGTTCTCGCTGGCCATCTCACTCGTGATCGCCTTCGTGGTCACCACGCCGGTCAACAAGTGGATGATCGGCCGCGGCAAGGGGCACGCGGTGGTGCACCAGCACCACCACTGA
- a CDS encoding deoxyribonuclease IV, producing the protein MTSKQLRNPVGGHVPVAGGLDSVGLTYARDLLAETVQVFVANPRGWATPAGNPKQDEAFRAACAAESIPAYVHAPYLINFGSHTEATALKSVESLRHSLRRGREIGALGVVVHTGSATGGRDRAVALKQVREHLLPLLDELTHDDDPFLLLESTAGQGSSLCSRTWDFGPYFEALDAHPKLGVCLDTCHIFAAGHDLTGPSGMHQTLDLLVDTVGEGRLKLIHANDSKDVVGAHKDRHENIGSGHIGEDPFRALMTHPATEGVPLIIETPGGKEGHAADVERLKKLRDG; encoded by the coding sequence GTGACCAGCAAGCAGCTCCGTAACCCCGTCGGCGGCCATGTCCCCGTGGCCGGCGGCCTCGACTCCGTCGGCCTGACCTACGCCCGCGACCTGTTGGCCGAGACCGTCCAGGTCTTCGTCGCCAACCCGCGCGGCTGGGCCACGCCGGCCGGAAACCCGAAGCAGGACGAGGCGTTCCGCGCGGCCTGCGCCGCCGAGTCGATCCCCGCGTACGTCCATGCCCCGTATCTGATCAACTTCGGCTCGCACACCGAGGCGACGGCTCTGAAGTCGGTGGAGTCGCTGCGGCACTCGTTGCGCCGCGGGCGGGAGATCGGCGCCCTGGGCGTGGTCGTGCACACCGGCAGCGCCACCGGCGGGCGGGACCGGGCCGTCGCCCTCAAGCAGGTACGTGAGCACCTGTTGCCGCTACTGGACGAGCTGACGCACGACGACGACCCGTTCCTCCTGCTGGAGTCGACCGCCGGTCAGGGCTCCTCCCTCTGCTCCCGCACCTGGGACTTCGGGCCGTACTTCGAGGCGCTCGACGCCCACCCCAAGCTGGGCGTCTGCCTCGATACCTGCCACATCTTCGCGGCCGGCCACGACCTGACGGGGCCGAGCGGGATGCATCAGACCCTCGACCTGCTGGTCGACACCGTTGGCGAGGGCCGGCTCAAGCTGATCCACGCCAACGACTCCAAGGACGTCGTCGGCGCGCACAAGGACCGCCACGAGAACATCGGCTCCGGCCACATCGGCGAGGACCCGTTCCGCGCCCTGATGACCCACCCCGCCACCGAGGGCGTACCCCTGATCATCGAGACGCCCGGGGGCAAGGAAGGGCACGCGGCGGACGTCGAGCGGCTGAAGAAGCTGCGCGACGGCTGA